The Spartobacteria bacterium DNA segment TCAAGCCGCAGCGCAAAGCCGCGCTGGTCGGGAGCCGGTTCATCCGTGTGGTACACGCACGAAGAAATTCGAGCACTCACCCCGGTACGCAATAGCGTTGAGGGCCTGGCGAAGCAACCTGTACTCCGGGATGTCTTCCTCTGCCACGCTTGGGACGACCGGCAGGGACCCGCCAAGGAGCTTCACGATCTGTTGGAGTCACGTGGTGTTCGGGTCTGGTTCAGCGAGAAGGACGTTGGCCTCGGCGTGCCGCTGCTCCGTGCAATAGACAAGGGCTTGGCAAACTCGAAAGTAGGGATCGTGCTAGTGACCCCTGCGCTGTTGCGCCGCCTTCCAGCAGAGGGCATCGCTGACAAAGAGCTTTCGGCACTACTCGCGCGTGAGCGACTCGTCCCAGTCGTGCACGGGACCACATTTGAGGCTCTCCGCGAAGTCAGCCCCCTTCTGGCCTCTCGAAGTGGCCTGAACACTGCAGAAGAACCAATGGCAAATGTCGCAGCTAAACTCGCCGAACTGGTTGCGCTCTAACCAGCAAATGCTCGGTACGGCGCTACCGCGCCGCCCGAGATTTGCGCCGTTCGCCAATAAACTATGAGCCGCCTAATACTGAGTCTATCCGAAAACGCAATATCCTTCGCCGAAGACGCGCTATCCAACGCTATCGTTGCTGAAGAGACGCCTAAGAGATGTAAATTCGCAATCTTTGGCCTTGTTCAAGCCATCGAGCTAAGTCTTAAAGAGCTATTGAGACGCCAACATCCATTTCTGATTTATAAGGATGTGGACAAGCCTAAGAACACCGTTGGAATTGAGCAGGCAGCCCTACGCCTACAGTCAATCGCTGGCGTCCAGCTAACCGCGGACGAGATGGCCGCGCTGAAGACAGCTGTCGATATACGCAACTGCGTTGTGCACCACCAGGTTGATGCGGCTATCACTGATCTGAAATTAATATTCGCTCGCCTGCTGGGTTTTCTAAACGATTTTCATCGAAAATATTTGGGCGAAGCCCTTCAGGATAATATTGATGCCGAGCTGTGGCGCGCCGGAGTAAAGATCCAAGATTATGGAACTGAACTATTCCGCAGGGCGATGGAGCGGATGAAAGAAGATGATATCGATGATGATATTACGATTGCTTGCCCGAAGTGTGGATGGAAGGCGTTGACGCCTTACGACCCTCATCCAGAAACATGCTACATGTGCGGCCACATTGAATCTCTAGCAATATGCGAGCGTTGCCAAGACATCATGCTTTCGGATGAGGCACACGAACACCGCGGAAAACCATATTGCTGGGATTGCCTTTGCTACATAACTGACGATTACTGGTACGAACAGGCAGCCGGAAAATGATGGAAGGCGAACAAAGCGTTACTGGGCACTCGCCACAAGTGGCGAGTACCCAGAACGCTGACGTCACCATCTTGCGTGCGGGTTTCCATTGCAAGACCTATGCAAGGCCCCTACAACCTGCTAATATTTTCCCATGCCGCTAAGCTGGAATGAAATAAAGTCCCGCGCCGTCGCCTTCTCCCGCGAATGGGCCGAGGAAACCCGCGAGGACGCCGAGGCCAAATCCTTTTGGGACGCCTTTTTCAATGTGTTTGGCATCTCCCGCCGATTAGTCGCCATCTTCGAGGAGCCCGTTCGCTCCCTGAAAGACACCTACAACTTCATTGACCTGTTTTGGAAAGGCGTCCTTCTCGCTGAACACAAGTCCGCGGGAAGAGATCTGGAAAAAGCCAAGGGGCAGGCCTTTGACTACATTCAGGATCTGGCCCGCGAAGGCCGCACGCAGGACTCCCCACGCTATGTTATCGTCTCCAACTTCGCCCGCGTCCACCTCTACGACCTTGAAGCCGCCGACCAGCTTGTTGCCGATTTCCCGCTTAAGGAATTCCATCGCCACATCAAACACTTTGCCTTCTTCGCCGGATATAAGCAGCACTCCTTTGAAGAAGAGCCATCCGTCAACATCAAGGCCGCCGAACTTATGGCGAACCTGTGTGATACGCTTGAGGACGCGGGCTATCCCGACCACTACCGGCAAGTCTTTCTCGTCCGCCTCCTTTTCTGCCTATTCGCCAATGACACCGGCATCTTCGACTCCAAGGCCTTCGATCTGCTTGTCGAGGAATCCGCAAGCGATGGCAAGGACCTCGGCCCACGCATCGCCGTATTTTTCGACACGCTAAATATCCCGCGCGAGAAGCGCCAAACAACGCTCGATGAAATGCTAGCGGGCCTCCCGTACGTAAATGGAGGCCTTTTCGCCGCGTCCCTGCCCGTTGCCCACTTCAATACCGCCATGCACGACGCCCTTCTCGACGCCACTCGCTTCGATTGGTCGCGAATATCTCCCGCCGTCTTTGGCGCTCTCTTCCAAGGCGTCATGGAACCCCGCGCCCGTCGCCAGATAGGCGCGCACTATACCTCCGAGGCAAACATCCTAAAGGTCATCCGCCCTCTCTTCCTCAATGGCCTACAAGACGAACTGAAAAAGGCCGGAACCAACCATGCCGCCCTTAACCGCCTCCATGATAAGATTGCCGGGCTCAAATTCCTAGACCCCGCTTGCGGATGCGGCAATTTCCTTGTCATCTCCTACCGTGAAATTCGCGCCATCGAAAACAATCTTCTCGCCGCACTTCATCACGGCCACCACATAATAGACATTTCTCATCTCGCCCTTGTCGATGTTGACCAGTTCTATGGCATCGAAATCGATGAATGGCCCGCCCGCATCGCCGAAGTCGCTATGTGGCTGATGGACCACCAGATGAACTGCGACCTTGCAGAAAAACTTGGACAATACTTCGTCCGCCTCCCCCTAAAGAAATCTCCCCACATCCACCAAGTCAACGCCCTGCGCACCGACTGGGCCAAGCTTCTTCCGCCCAACGAATGCTCCTATGTCATGGGAAACCCGCCGTTCGTCGGCTCGCGCATGAAAAATGAAGAGCAAAAACAAGAAATCCACGATTTGTTCACCGCAACCAAGGATTGCGGGGATCTTGATTATGTCACCTGTTGGTATTTAAAGGCTGCGCAGTATATCCAAGGCACCAAAATTGAATGCGCCTTCGTTTCCACTAACTCCATCACTCAAGGCCTTCAGGTCGGCATTCTTTGGCAAGCCCTTGACCCGTACAAACTTTGTCTGAATTTCGCCCATCGTACGTTCGCGTGGCAGAGCGAAGCCCGAGGCAAGGCGCATGTCCATGTAGTGATCCTCGGTTTTTCGACCATCGAACGCGCTGCCAAATTGCTTTTCGATTACGAGGACATCCTGGGCGAACCGCTGGCCTTGGTAGTAAAATCAATCAGCCCATATCTGCTCGATGCTCCATTTGTTTATGTTACCCGCCAAATAACCCCAATTTGCCCCGCGCCAAATATATTTTTTGGGAATATGCCGATAGACGGCGGCAACTATCTTTTTAGCGCTACCGAAAAAGACGAATTGATTATAAAAGAGCCCCCTGCCGCTCAATATTTTCGTCTATATGTTGGGGCCGAAGAATTTCTGAACGGAAAAATCCGCTATTGTCTATGGCTCAAGGATGCCAGCCCCGTCGAACTCAGGAAATGCCCGACAATTCTCCAACGCATTCAGAAAGTCCGCGACTTGCGCCTGAAAAGCACCGCCAAAGCCACCCGCCAAAAGGCCGAAACACCGCAACTATTTTTCTTTATTAGTCATCCGGAATCTTCTTACATTCTTATTCCAGGCGTTTCATCCGAACGCCGAAAGTATGTCCCCATCGGTTTCATGAGCAAGGAAACCATTGCCAGCAATCTGGTTCATATCATCCCAAATGCATCGCTCTATCACTTTGGTGTACTGTCCTCGGCGATGCACATGGCATGGATGCGCCAAGTCGCGGGCCGCCTAAAATCGGATTACCGCTATTCCGGCAATGTGGTTTACAATAACTTCCCGTGGCCGGATAAGGTGAGCGACGAGCGACGTAAGGGAATCGAGCGTTGCGCGCAAGCGGTCATAGACGAACGCGCGAAACATCAGGCCAAAGGCGCGACGCTTGCCGACCTGTATAATCCCATCACGATGCCCCCCGGCCTCGCCAAGGCCCATGCCGCGCTCGACCGCGCAGTGGATCGCGCCTATCGCTCCGCCCCGTTTATTAGCGAACGCGCCCGCGTCGAACATCTTTTCGGCCTTTACCAGGCCCTCACCACCCTATTTCCCGAAAAGCCCAAGAAACGAACGCAAAAGAATGCCGCCACTCCGGCAACCAGCAGTGAATAGCGGAGGCCATTGTGAGCAACTACCGTGAAGAGCTTTATGCTGTGTATTCAAAAGAGCGCGATAAACTTAATGGCGCCTCGCTGGAAACAGGTGCCAGATATGACCGAATAGTTATGACCCTGAGCGGCGGTGCCTTGGTCATATCCCTTACTTTTCTAGAAAAAGTCGCCCAAAATCCGATTCCATGGACCCTTTGGCTTATTGTTCCAGCATGGTTATTACTTCTTGGCTCTGTTATACTCCAACTTCTGACGTTTGCCGCAAGCCAAGACGCCATTCGACTCCAAATTGACAGACTGGATAACGAATACACATTCTATTTCAGCTTTACCGATCCTGCCGAGGCAGTCGAAAGACGGGAGCCCGAAGGCGTGAACCGCTTTGTGACGCGTGCAACTCGCTTCAATACTTGCTCTCGCTGGTCGTTAATTATTGGGATGTTACTGCTCTTTGCCTTCTCAGCCTGCAACCTGTTCAAATAGAGGATAAAATGACTGATAAAAAAAATAATCCACCCCAACAGCCACAAGCGCCCAAGATTTCTATTGCCAACACAAGACCGGAACCCACGGGGGCACTTACAAACCGAGGCTCCTACACACCGCCCAAAAATATAATACCACCGCCTCCGCCCCCAAAGGGCAACGACGGGAAAACCGGAAAATAATCCATCCAAGAATTTCCAACAGACAGCAGCGACTAACTAATAAAAGGGGGTTGCGCATGAAGGGACACTTTCGTGATGGTGTAACGAGAAACGAGCCAAACAAAGCGTGGTATGCCCGTATAAAGCGCCAGCGCAAAACACATCCCCGCTATTTTTATGACGCCAAGTGTGGTGGACGCGAGAGCGCCCATCAAGCGGCTTTGGAATGGTATTCAAAAAAGAAAGCAGCGCTTCCTGCGCCGACATCAACAAAGGGCATAAAAACACGGCGCAATCACTCTGGAATTGTTGGGGTCCATCTTGCCGAGGCCATTCAGAGGAAAAAGAGCGGCGCTTGTTATACTTATTGGTATTGGGTTGCACACTGGCCCGGCTGTCCAAAGGCTGGTGGTACTAGGTGGGGGATTAATCGATACGGCGATGACGAGGCTTTTGTAATGGCCGCATTGTCGCGAAAGCTTGAGAAAGTTGATCCCGATTACATTCTTGCCGAATTCGAAGCAATTAGAAAAACCCCAGAACTCGACGAGATTCTCGCTAAGAAGAACATGAATGCACCATAACTTTTTATTGTAAGGTGGAGATCGAACCGTCAAAGAGGAGGCACATATGGCATCGCAGCATGAGGTGAAATGCATTAACAAGAGCGACCGATTTAATCCACACGAGAGAATTCTTTTCATAGGCGGCTTGAACGCCAGCGGCACGCGCTGGAAGCTTAG contains these protein-coding regions:
- a CDS encoding class I SAM-dependent DNA methyltransferase, whose product is MPLSWNEIKSRAVAFSREWAEETREDAEAKSFWDAFFNVFGISRRLVAIFEEPVRSLKDTYNFIDLFWKGVLLAEHKSAGRDLEKAKGQAFDYIQDLAREGRTQDSPRYVIVSNFARVHLYDLEAADQLVADFPLKEFHRHIKHFAFFAGYKQHSFEEEPSVNIKAAELMANLCDTLEDAGYPDHYRQVFLVRLLFCLFANDTGIFDSKAFDLLVEESASDGKDLGPRIAVFFDTLNIPREKRQTTLDEMLAGLPYVNGGLFAASLPVAHFNTAMHDALLDATRFDWSRISPAVFGALFQGVMEPRARRQIGAHYTSEANILKVIRPLFLNGLQDELKKAGTNHAALNRLHDKIAGLKFLDPACGCGNFLVISYREIRAIENNLLAALHHGHHIIDISHLALVDVDQFYGIEIDEWPARIAEVAMWLMDHQMNCDLAEKLGQYFVRLPLKKSPHIHQVNALRTDWAKLLPPNECSYVMGNPPFVGSRMKNEEQKQEIHDLFTATKDCGDLDYVTCWYLKAAQYIQGTKIECAFVSTNSITQGLQVGILWQALDPYKLCLNFAHRTFAWQSEARGKAHVHVVILGFSTIERAAKLLFDYEDILGEPLALVVKSISPYLLDAPFVYVTRQITPICPAPNIFFGNMPIDGGNYLFSATEKDELIIKEPPAAQYFRLYVGAEEFLNGKIRYCLWLKDASPVELRKCPTILQRIQKVRDLRLKSTAKATRQKAETPQLFFFISHPESSYILIPGVSSERRKYVPIGFMSKETIASNLVHIIPNASLYHFGVLSSAMHMAWMRQVAGRLKSDYRYSGNVVYNNFPWPDKVSDERRKGIERCAQAVIDERAKHQAKGATLADLYNPITMPPGLAKAHAALDRAVDRAYRSAPFISERARVEHLFGLYQALTTLFPEKPKKRTQKNAATPATSSE
- a CDS encoding toll/interleukin-1 receptor domain-containing protein produces the protein MSGCTAPVYGHRTASGAANCPVCGGRYGRSYGGYNNYGSYSPASYTPSRSVGSSGSSGGSSRSAKPRWSGAGSSVWYTHEEIRALTPVRNSVEGLAKQPVLRDVFLCHAWDDRQGPAKELHDLLESRGVRVWFSEKDVGLGVPLLRAIDKGLANSKVGIVLVTPALLRRLPAEGIADKELSALLARERLVPVVHGTTFEALREVSPLLASRSGLNTAEEPMANVAAKLAELVAL